Proteins from one Candidatus Dormiibacterota bacterium genomic window:
- a CDS encoding transcriptional regulator — translation MPTNTLEPLDPLIHVPARLRILVTLAALNEGDMLSFTRLQNMLDLTPGNLITHLRKLDDARYISTLKTGNGVASLTSVTLTRHGRAALDAYTEALRNLLGGLAS, via the coding sequence ATGCCCACCAACACGCTTGAGCCGCTCGACCCGCTGATCCACGTCCCAGCGCGGTTACGGATCCTCGTCACTTTGGCCGCGTTGAACGAGGGCGACATGCTTTCCTTTACCCGCCTTCAGAACATGCTCGACCTGACGCCCGGCAACCTGATCACCCATCTTCGAAAGCTCGACGACGCCCGCTACATCAGTACCTTAAAGACCGGCAACGGGGTCGCGTCGCTGACATCGGTAACACTGACTCGCCACGGCCGCGCGGCGTTGGATGCCTACACCGAAGCGCTGCGCAATCTGCTCGGCGGGCTGGCATCGTGA
- a CDS encoding helix-turn-helix transcriptional regulator, producing MLLSSAMDAGSLSILSRATGQLGIDCEAAITPAEDAGLVTVTDAVRFRHPLIRSTVYAGASPKDRRQAHRVIASVLPVAATAERAMHRAAATIGPDDAIANDLEAIGQQEQARGGYQSASAIFGRAAALSSRTEDEVRRLTSAAMTAQLGGRSARAVECLDRALALTEEPLTHADLTLLRHTISQWLEHPIAAYEALTREASVIKSRDIGRAARLLTNAVYPCCMAAELVKAVETATQARELAQASGDHLLITGAIAVESIAHLLHGDGFRNAEPLKAALSAFLDPDLGTTIPVEVWNGAYAMFVAEDYRIARKLLTKAIQQNRAAGALVTLPYPLALLSEIEFRTGAWLEAYADASESVLLALETAQDSSRAYGLVCLARVEAATARDNVCAGHLAEALELAERFGTGSIPTYVWSIEGFKAVTNQQWQAAITALDALRRRCRQIEQREPNILRWQADLIEAYVRVGDVERAAAVINELTADVERTRGRWGYAAVARSRALLAMNEGEATSLFSQAIDLEADDPFEEARTHLLLGEWLRRAKRGVSAREHLHSALDAFERLGASTWATRTRRELMASGERIGRRRGPAVEALSPAELQVCRAVASGETNKEVAANLFISLKTVETHLTNAYAKLGLRSRSELARLFALEPERAVMPVA from the coding sequence TTGCTGCTTTCGTCGGCTATGGACGCTGGCTCGCTATCGATACTCTCACGCGCAACCGGCCAACTGGGCATCGACTGCGAAGCAGCCATCACTCCAGCCGAAGACGCGGGCCTGGTGACGGTTACCGACGCGGTTCGTTTCCGTCACCCCCTGATCCGATCGACGGTGTACGCAGGCGCAAGCCCAAAAGACCGCCGCCAAGCTCACAGGGTGATTGCGTCGGTCCTTCCCGTTGCAGCCACGGCGGAGCGCGCCATGCACAGAGCGGCCGCCACCATCGGCCCGGACGACGCGATCGCGAACGACCTCGAGGCAATCGGTCAGCAGGAACAAGCGCGCGGTGGATACCAGTCCGCCTCGGCGATCTTCGGTCGAGCCGCCGCCCTCTCAAGTCGAACCGAGGATGAGGTCCGCCGACTGACAAGCGCCGCGATGACGGCCCAGCTTGGCGGCCGGAGCGCACGCGCCGTCGAGTGTTTGGACCGGGCTCTGGCATTGACGGAGGAGCCCCTGACGCACGCGGACTTGACCTTGCTGCGACACACCATTTCCCAATGGCTCGAACACCCGATAGCGGCGTACGAAGCGCTCACGCGGGAGGCGTCAGTCATTAAGTCCCGCGACATCGGGCGAGCTGCCCGTCTTCTGACGAACGCTGTCTACCCATGCTGCATGGCGGCCGAGCTCGTAAAGGCGGTAGAAACGGCCACCCAGGCACGCGAGCTTGCGCAAGCGTCAGGAGATCATCTCTTGATCACCGGTGCTATTGCGGTCGAATCCATCGCCCATTTGTTGCACGGCGACGGCTTTCGCAACGCGGAACCGCTGAAAGCGGCCCTGAGCGCGTTCCTCGATCCGGATCTCGGCACCACTATCCCCGTGGAAGTGTGGAACGGAGCCTACGCCATGTTCGTCGCCGAGGACTACCGGATCGCGCGAAAGTTGCTGACAAAGGCTATACAACAGAACCGCGCCGCCGGAGCGCTCGTCACTCTGCCCTACCCGCTGGCGCTGCTGTCGGAGATCGAATTTCGAACGGGTGCCTGGTTGGAGGCCTACGCAGATGCTAGTGAGTCAGTGCTGCTGGCACTGGAGACTGCTCAAGACAGTTCCAGAGCTTACGGCTTGGTGTGCCTCGCCAGGGTGGAAGCGGCAACTGCCCGGGACAACGTGTGCGCTGGGCACCTGGCTGAGGCATTGGAGCTCGCCGAGCGGTTCGGCACGGGCTCGATCCCGACCTATGTATGGTCGATCGAAGGCTTCAAAGCCGTGACCAACCAGCAATGGCAAGCGGCGATCACCGCACTCGATGCTTTACGTCGGCGATGCCGGCAAATTGAACAGCGGGAGCCAAATATCCTGCGCTGGCAAGCTGATCTGATCGAGGCCTATGTAAGGGTCGGCGACGTCGAAAGAGCTGCTGCTGTGATCAACGAACTCACGGCGGACGTCGAGCGAACACGAGGACGTTGGGGCTATGCGGCAGTAGCCCGCAGTCGCGCTCTCCTGGCTATGAACGAGGGAGAAGCCACCAGCTTGTTTTCGCAGGCGATCGATCTCGAGGCTGACGATCCATTTGAAGAAGCTCGCACTCACCTCTTGCTTGGCGAATGGCTGCGGCGAGCGAAGCGCGGCGTCTCAGCGCGCGAACATCTGCATTCCGCCCTGGATGCATTCGAAAGGCTTGGTGCCTCGACCTGGGCCACTCGCACGCGACGCGAACTGATGGCTTCCGGGGAACGAATCGGGCGGAGACGAGGGCCCGCCGTCGAAGCGCTTAGTCCCGCGGAACTCCAGGTTTGCCGTGCCGTCGCTAGCGGTGAGACCAACAAGGAAGTCGCGGCCAACCTATTCATCAGCCTGAAGACTGTCGAGACTCACCTGACGAATGCCTACGCAAAACTGGGCTTGCGATCTCGCTCGGAACTAGCTCGTCTCTTTGCCTTGGAGCCTGAGCGAGCCGTGATGCCAGTGGCTTAG
- a CDS encoding PHP domain-containing protein, giving the protein MTRAGPVEALERIAYLLERGRAESYKVRAFRRAARAVAGLEPEQLRALHRSGRLAQIPGVGETTAKIITEALSGQTPGYLLELERRGGPALSQTATGLRGAVHGDCHSHSDWSDGGSPVRVMAEAAASLGHAYLALTDQSPRLTVANGLDAERLRRQLDLVDQLNAELAPFRILTGIEVDILEDGTLDQEEHLLSRLDVVVASVHSKLRMESPEMTRRMVRAIENPHSDILGHCTGRIIVGRGRKPSTFDPEKVFAACTRTGTAVEINSRPERADPPPELLRLAVGAGCYISIDTDAHAPGQLEWMGLGCQQAAEAGVDPAKVVNCWDTDRLLAWTASHGR; this is encoded by the coding sequence ATGACGCGAGCGGGGCCGGTTGAGGCCCTCGAGAGGATCGCTTATTTGCTGGAGCGGGGGCGTGCTGAGTCCTACAAAGTGCGCGCGTTCCGCCGCGCGGCTCGGGCGGTGGCGGGGCTCGAACCTGAGCAGTTACGGGCGCTGCACAGATCAGGAAGGTTGGCTCAGATCCCAGGGGTCGGTGAGACCACCGCCAAGATCATCACGGAAGCACTCTCAGGACAGACCCCGGGGTACCTGCTCGAGCTCGAGCGCCGAGGCGGGCCGGCCTTAAGCCAGACGGCGACCGGGCTGCGCGGCGCTGTGCACGGAGATTGCCATAGTCACTCCGACTGGTCCGACGGCGGCAGCCCGGTGAGGGTGATGGCGGAAGCGGCCGCATCGCTCGGGCATGCCTACCTGGCGCTGACTGACCAAAGCCCCCGCCTGACAGTCGCCAACGGCCTGGACGCCGAGCGGCTCCGCCGGCAGCTCGACCTGGTCGACCAGCTCAATGCCGAGCTCGCTCCTTTCCGGATCCTGACCGGGATCGAAGTCGACATTCTCGAAGACGGCACTCTGGACCAGGAAGAGCATCTGCTGAGTCGCCTCGACGTGGTGGTCGCCAGTGTCCACTCCAAGCTGCGAATGGAGTCTCCCGAGATGACCCGGCGGATGGTGCGGGCAATCGAGAACCCGCATAGCGACATCCTCGGGCACTGCACCGGCCGGATCATCGTCGGTCGGGGTCGCAAGCCCTCGACGTTCGATCCGGAGAAGGTTTTCGCGGCATGCACGAGGACCGGAACGGCGGTCGAGATCAACTCCCGCCCCGAGAGGGCCGACCCTCCCCCCGAGCTGCTCCGTCTGGCGGTCGGCGCGGGCTGCTACATAAGCATCGACACCGACGCCCACGCACCCGGCCAGCTGGAATGGATGGGACTCGGATGCCAGCAGGCAGCAGAAGCCGGCGTGGATCCCGCCAAAGTCGTCAACTGCTGGGACACCGACCGCCTCCTCGCCTGGACCGCATCCCACGGGAGGTAG
- a CDS encoding VOC family protein, whose amino-acid sequence MKIKLTTIYVDDQEKALRFYTQVAGFVKKADVSQGGYRWLTVASPEDQDGTELQLARNDNPAAKAYQEALFQQGQPAAMFFTDDVQGDYERMKAAGAEFKMTPTKVTGSTIAQANDTSGNLIQIAQLDRARSGAGRR is encoded by the coding sequence ATGAAGATCAAACTGACCACCATTTACGTCGATGACCAGGAGAAGGCGTTGCGCTTCTACACCCAAGTGGCCGGCTTCGTGAAAAAGGCGGACGTTTCGCAAGGGGGGTATCGGTGGCTCACGGTGGCGTCGCCTGAAGACCAGGATGGCACCGAACTGCAGCTCGCGCGCAACGACAACCCCGCGGCCAAGGCCTACCAGGAGGCGCTCTTCCAGCAGGGCCAGCCCGCAGCCATGTTCTTCACGGACGACGTCCAGGGCGACTATGAGCGGATGAAAGCCGCCGGCGCCGAATTCAAAATGACGCCCACCAAGGTGACAGGCTCGACCATCGCCCAGGCAAATGACACCTCGGGCAACCTGATCCAGATCGCGCAGCTGGACCGCGCACGAAGCGGAGCGGGGCGCCGGTAA
- a CDS encoding VOC family protein, which translates to MELKVSHCFIAVHDHDEALAFYRDVLGLEVRNDVRYEGMRWVTVGPKAQPDVNIVLEPPAASPNASPQDKKLMSLLLADGMLRAVIFATDDCDATFEHVCRAGAEVLQEPMDQGYGVRDSAFRDPSGNMVRFSEKR; encoded by the coding sequence ATGGAATTGAAAGTCTCGCACTGCTTTATAGCCGTGCACGACCACGACGAAGCCCTGGCGTTCTACCGCGACGTCCTTGGTCTCGAGGTTCGCAACGACGTCAGGTACGAGGGCATGCGCTGGGTAACGGTGGGCCCGAAGGCACAGCCCGACGTCAACATCGTGCTCGAGCCGCCGGCGGCCAGTCCGAACGCCTCACCGCAGGACAAGAAGCTGATGTCGCTGCTCCTGGCCGACGGCATGCTGCGCGCCGTCATCTTCGCGACCGACGACTGCGACGCCACCTTCGAGCACGTGTGCCGAGCCGGTGCGGAGGTGTTGCAGGAGCCGATGGACCAGGGCTACGGCGTCCGCGACAGCGCGTTTCGCGACCCATCGGGCAACATGGTGCGCTTCAGCGAGAAGCGGTGA
- a CDS encoding helix-turn-helix transcriptional regulator yields the protein MEVGVNPNGRDVRSTVHRDVRPASAQRRRDLARLRRVRDLIDQEYAQPLDVEALARGASMSAGHLSREFRLAYGESPYSYLMTRRIERAMALLRRGDLSVTEVCFAVGCSSLGTFSSRFTELVGIPPSTYRREAARATAGMPPCVAKQVTRPIRNREAPVTEPRLA from the coding sequence ATGGAGGTCGGCGTAAACCCGAACGGCAGAGATGTCCGCTCGACCGTACATCGAGATGTCAGACCCGCATCGGCGCAGCGCCGGCGCGACCTCGCGCGACTGCGCCGCGTCCGCGACCTGATCGACCAGGAGTACGCGCAGCCGCTGGACGTCGAGGCGCTCGCTCGCGGCGCGTCCATGTCGGCCGGGCACCTGAGCCGCGAGTTCCGCCTCGCTTACGGCGAGTCGCCGTACAGCTACCTGATGACGCGGCGCATCGAGCGCGCGATGGCGCTGCTGCGTCGTGGCGACCTCAGCGTCACCGAGGTCTGCTTCGCGGTCGGCTGCTCGTCGCTGGGCACCTTCAGTAGTCGCTTCACCGAACTGGTCGGTATACCGCCCAGCACCTACCGGCGCGAGGCGGCGCGCGCGACGGCGGGGATGCCGCCGTGCGTGGCGAAACAGGTGACCAGACCGATCAGGAATCGAGAAGCGCCGGTCACCGAGCCGCGACTAGCATGA
- a CDS encoding VOC family protein gives MDLTIHATFLPHEDPDASMAFYRDTLGFEVRNDVGYGGKRWITVGPAGQPGTSIVLHPPGLGPGPVTNEERRTIVEMMAKGSYAALILATTDLEGTFAQLKASGAEVVQEPTEQPYGVRDCAFRDPAGNLIRINELG, from the coding sequence ATGGACCTCACCATTCACGCGACCTTCCTCCCGCACGAAGACCCGGACGCATCCATGGCCTTCTATCGCGACACCCTCGGCTTCGAGGTCCGCAACGACGTCGGATACGGCGGGAAGCGCTGGATCACGGTCGGCCCCGCCGGTCAGCCCGGCACGTCCATCGTCCTGCACCCGCCGGGACTCGGCCCCGGCCCCGTCACCAACGAGGAGCGCCGCACCATTGTGGAGATGATGGCCAAGGGAAGCTACGCCGCCCTCATCCTGGCCACCACCGACCTCGAGGGCACCTTCGCGCAGCTGAAGGCGAGCGGCGCCGAAGTCGTCCAGGAGCCGACCGAGCAGCCGTACGGGGTTCGCGACTGCGCCTTCCGCGATCCCGCGGGCAACCTGATCCGCATCAACGAGCTGGGCTGA
- a CDS encoding DUF4386 domain-containing protein: MSPIRKTAFAAGALYLLSFVSIPTLFLYNPLRASNYILGHGSNTGIIVGAILEMIVALAGIGTAVALFPVVKRQNEGVALGFAATRTLEGGAILAGVACILSLVTLQQAGAGTNGLVTGHALISMYDRIFLLSQSFIPAVNALLIGSLLYQSRLVPRWLPLLGFVGATLLVAGDVAVLFGLTGQHGAIGVAAFPIAIWEFSLGVYLVVKGFKPSAITALYNRPVEVDQRYLVPADAAR, encoded by the coding sequence ATGAGTCCAATTAGAAAAACAGCGTTTGCCGCGGGCGCGCTCTACCTGCTCAGCTTCGTCTCGATCCCGACCCTCTTTCTCTACAATCCGCTGCGCGCTTCGAACTACATCCTCGGGCATGGCTCGAACACCGGCATCATCGTCGGCGCCATCCTGGAGATGATCGTGGCCCTCGCCGGCATCGGCACCGCCGTCGCGCTGTTCCCGGTGGTCAAGAGGCAGAACGAGGGAGTCGCGCTGGGCTTCGCCGCCACGCGAACCCTGGAAGGCGGGGCCATCCTCGCTGGCGTGGCGTGCATCCTGTCGCTCGTGACCTTGCAGCAGGCGGGAGCCGGAACAAATGGGTTGGTTACCGGCCATGCGCTGATCAGCATGTACGACCGGATCTTCTTGCTCAGCCAGAGCTTCATTCCTGCCGTCAACGCCCTGTTGATTGGCTCGCTCCTGTACCAGTCGCGCCTGGTGCCACGGTGGCTTCCGCTGCTGGGATTCGTCGGCGCGACCCTTCTGGTCGCTGGGGACGTCGCCGTACTCTTCGGTCTCACCGGCCAGCATGGTGCTATTGGGGTGGCCGCGTTCCCGATCGCGATATGGGAGTTTTCGCTGGGCGTTTATTTGGTCGTCAAAGGCTTTAAGCCCTCGGCCATCACCGCCCTTTACAACCGCCCCGTCGAAGTGGACCAGCGTTATCTGGTCCCTGCGGACGCTGCCCGGTAA
- a CDS encoding LuxR C-terminal-related transcriptional regulator produces the protein MARPKHRVGNLPAEATSFVGRRRELGEIRKKLTTARLVSLVGPGGVGKTRLALRIAADLGRGFADGAWLVELADIRDGALVTNAVLAALDLRDQAAMKPLQILLSDLQDRQLLLLLDNCEHLLGDVAPLVTEVLRAAPRLTVITTTREPLQVPGEHVIPIPPLQIPPGDGTVPLAQLRQNEAVMLFSERAGAASGTFELTGSNQAVVVALCRRLDGLPLAIELAAVRTRVLSVEQILDRLTDRLALLTGGGRAALPRHQTLRTTIDWSYDLLTPAEQMLFRRLCVFAGRFTLVDVESVCTSNEVPAMGALDILSALVDKSLVTKEDVRGLACYRLHETLREYARLKLGDAHEEERLDERCLEHYRTTCLRSADKARYRLLEWLAWAELEIDNIRAVLQQCLARGDFARGLDIAASMKYYWITHGTTEAVRWLDPLLASGEASPLTLVRAYYLRGWLSLLQADPAAARPWIARAVVAARGTGPAALLSEALSIAATVENMAGEHEVARRYLDEAEAITAGLDDFPATIELVQSRAIHAIFEGDLQTVRAASLEGVRLSREAGDLYQLEAMLRNLGMVGMMSGDLHTASSQFREALRVARHVDNRLGQSYGLGAAGWYAANTGQARAAAQLLGAAEAAGRQTGADIMGPFVPVLAQAKASARGALGSSKFEAEFQAGARLSRVAALHLALGESDQAEVAASDGAGGAPLGKRELEVARLVADGLSNKQIAARLFISDRTVATHVGNILNKLGLNSRAQVASWMASLNR, from the coding sequence ATGGCCAGACCTAAGCACCGGGTGGGCAATCTACCGGCGGAGGCGACGAGCTTCGTCGGCCGCCGCCGCGAGCTTGGCGAGATCAGAAAGAAGCTCACGACGGCCCGGCTCGTCAGCCTCGTGGGGCCAGGAGGGGTCGGGAAGACCCGCCTCGCACTTCGGATTGCAGCGGATCTCGGGCGTGGATTCGCGGACGGCGCCTGGTTGGTCGAGCTCGCCGACATTCGGGACGGGGCCCTCGTGACCAACGCCGTGCTCGCAGCCCTGGACCTCCGAGACCAAGCCGCTATGAAGCCGCTGCAGATCCTGCTCTCCGACTTGCAAGACAGGCAGCTATTGCTCCTCCTCGACAACTGCGAGCACCTCCTCGGAGACGTCGCTCCTCTGGTGACCGAAGTCCTTCGCGCCGCGCCAAGGCTGACGGTGATCACGACCACTCGAGAGCCGCTCCAGGTGCCAGGCGAGCACGTTATTCCCATTCCGCCGCTGCAGATCCCTCCTGGCGACGGAACGGTACCGCTCGCTCAGCTGCGACAGAACGAAGCCGTCATGCTGTTCAGTGAGCGGGCGGGAGCGGCATCGGGCACGTTCGAGCTCACCGGCTCCAACCAGGCGGTGGTCGTCGCGCTGTGCCGCCGGCTTGACGGCTTGCCGCTGGCGATCGAGCTCGCGGCGGTCAGAACCCGAGTGCTCAGCGTGGAGCAGATCCTCGATCGGTTAACTGACCGATTGGCGCTGCTCACCGGCGGAGGCCGCGCGGCACTCCCGCGTCATCAGACGCTTCGAACGACGATTGACTGGAGTTACGACCTGTTGACGCCGGCCGAGCAAATGCTGTTCAGGCGGTTATGCGTGTTCGCCGGTCGATTCACGTTGGTGGATGTCGAGTCGGTTTGTACGTCCAATGAGGTGCCTGCCATGGGGGCGTTGGACATCCTGTCCGCTCTGGTCGACAAATCGCTGGTAACCAAAGAGGACGTCAGGGGACTTGCGTGCTATCGACTACACGAGACGCTGCGCGAATACGCCCGCCTGAAGTTGGGGGATGCACATGAGGAGGAACGTCTCGACGAGCGGTGCCTCGAGCACTACCGGACGACCTGTCTGCGATCGGCGGACAAGGCTCGGTACCGGCTTCTCGAGTGGCTCGCGTGGGCCGAGCTGGAAATCGACAACATCCGAGCGGTGCTTCAGCAATGCCTGGCGCGCGGCGACTTTGCGCGCGGGCTCGATATCGCCGCCTCGATGAAGTACTACTGGATCACGCACGGGACCACGGAGGCCGTGCGCTGGCTCGACCCACTGCTCGCGTCCGGCGAGGCGTCTCCGCTCACGCTTGTGCGGGCTTATTACCTTCGTGGTTGGTTGAGCCTGCTGCAGGCCGATCCCGCGGCCGCCAGGCCATGGATCGCGCGAGCCGTTGTGGCCGCTCGCGGGACGGGGCCAGCAGCGCTGTTGTCCGAGGCACTATCGATAGCCGCGACCGTCGAAAACATGGCTGGCGAGCATGAAGTGGCGAGACGCTACCTCGATGAGGCCGAAGCCATCACCGCGGGTCTGGATGACTTCCCCGCGACGATCGAGTTGGTGCAGTCTCGGGCGATTCACGCGATCTTCGAGGGGGACCTCCAGACTGTCAGAGCTGCGTCTTTGGAGGGCGTACGCCTCAGCCGAGAAGCCGGTGACCTGTACCAACTGGAAGCCATGCTTCGCAACCTCGGCATGGTGGGAATGATGTCAGGCGATCTTCATACCGCCAGCTCGCAGTTCCGCGAAGCCTTGCGGGTCGCTCGGCACGTCGACAACCGGCTGGGCCAGTCTTACGGACTCGGGGCTGCAGGCTGGTATGCGGCCAACACCGGCCAGGCGCGAGCAGCGGCACAGCTGCTCGGGGCAGCAGAAGCCGCGGGGAGGCAGACCGGCGCGGACATCATGGGCCCGTTTGTTCCAGTGCTGGCCCAGGCCAAAGCGTCGGCCAGGGGAGCGCTGGGATCGTCGAAGTTCGAGGCCGAATTTCAGGCGGGCGCCCGCTTGAGCCGCGTGGCGGCATTGCACCTCGCGCTTGGCGAATCCGATCAAGCCGAGGTCGCCGCGTCTGATGGCGCGGGGGGCGCACCCCTCGGAAAGCGGGAGCTGGAGGTCGCGCGGTTAGTCGCCGACGGGCTGAGCAACAAGCAGATCGCCGCCCGCTTGTTCATTTCCGATCGTACTGTCGCCACTCACGTGGGCAACATCCTGAACAAGCTCGGGCTCAACTCACGCGCCCAGGTGGCGAGCTGGATGGCATCGTTGAATCGATGA
- a CDS encoding MFS transporter → MTAALAPESPVAHRVGWGFISLYTLAFMSTNLVFLAPVLVTLPLRVNSLVGLQQAPKSLALVAGIGALVSMFGNPFFGRMSDRTSSRLGMRRPWMVIGLVGGTVGILIVALAPNIAVVLVGWCIAQLFFNALLAALVAVLPDQVARAQRGLVSGVLGVCLPIASVSGTFLVKLFTGRPIAAFLVPCATGGLFILLFAIALKDRRLARASRPTWSLREFASTFYVKPRTSPDFVWAFASRFMFLLAYALLTTYEAYFLLSKIGSAVADVPQQIFLGTLAQSVVIIAASLIAGKLSDRTGRRKIFVFTASIVYGLAMFAVATASNFNGFLVGLAISGLGFGIYAAVDLALVVDVLPHKDNVAKDLGVFNIAGALPFSIAPAGAPAILAIGSGNYGVLYAFAGICAIIGALAILPVRGVR, encoded by the coding sequence ATGACGGCTGCGCTGGCCCCTGAGTCGCCCGTAGCGCACAGGGTCGGATGGGGGTTCATCTCGCTCTACACGTTGGCGTTCATGAGCACCAACCTGGTGTTCCTCGCGCCGGTGCTGGTCACCTTGCCACTAAGGGTCAACTCGCTGGTGGGGCTCCAACAGGCACCGAAGAGCCTGGCGCTTGTCGCCGGGATCGGCGCGCTGGTGTCAATGTTCGGTAATCCGTTCTTCGGGAGGATGAGCGACCGCACTTCGTCGCGGCTGGGCATGAGACGCCCATGGATGGTCATAGGCCTGGTGGGTGGTACCGTCGGCATCCTAATCGTGGCGTTGGCACCCAACATCGCGGTCGTCCTCGTTGGATGGTGCATTGCCCAGCTATTTTTCAACGCGCTGCTCGCCGCCCTGGTGGCGGTATTGCCCGACCAGGTCGCGCGCGCGCAACGCGGTCTGGTCTCCGGTGTCCTGGGCGTCTGTCTGCCGATCGCGTCGGTCAGTGGCACCTTTCTCGTCAAACTTTTCACCGGCCGCCCCATCGCTGCGTTCCTGGTCCCGTGCGCGACTGGCGGGCTCTTCATCCTGCTCTTCGCGATCGCGCTGAAGGACCGTCGGCTTGCCAGGGCGAGCAGGCCGACCTGGTCGCTGCGGGAATTCGCCAGCACCTTCTACGTCAAACCGCGGACCAGCCCAGACTTCGTTTGGGCCTTCGCTAGTCGCTTCATGTTCCTTCTGGCCTACGCCCTCCTGACCACCTACGAGGCCTATTTCCTGCTAAGCAAAATCGGCAGCGCCGTGGCCGACGTGCCGCAACAGATCTTCCTCGGCACACTCGCCCAGTCGGTCGTCATCATCGCCGCTTCGCTCATCGCCGGCAAGCTCTCTGACCGGACGGGCCGAAGGAAGATCTTCGTTTTCACCGCATCGATCGTGTACGGCCTGGCGATGTTCGCGGTCGCGACCGCCAGCAATTTCAACGGATTCCTGGTGGGCTTGGCTATCAGCGGACTCGGCTTCGGCATTTATGCGGCCGTCGACCTCGCGCTAGTCGTCGACGTGCTACCGCACAAAGACAACGTCGCCAAAGATCTCGGCGTGTTCAACATCGCCGGCGCTCTCCCCTTCTCCATCGCGCCGGCGGGCGCGCCCGCCATCCTGGCGATCGGCAGCGGCAACTACGGCGTGCTTTACGCCTTCGCCGGCATCTGCGCCATCATCGGGGCCCTCGCCATCCTGCCGGTCAGGGGTGTCAGATAA
- a CDS encoding DUF1801 domain-containing protein, whose protein sequence is MAEKKPAKKATQRSAKSTTAIGKRFSGFTDEERGAMKARVQEMKAAGNEADGESAVLAKIAELPAPDRALGRRLHAIIKAGAPALSPRLWYGMPAYAKDGKVVCHFQSAQKFKTRYATLGFSDAANLDEGTVWPVAFALKQLTAADEARIGALVKKAVS, encoded by the coding sequence ATGGCTGAGAAGAAACCTGCAAAGAAGGCCACGCAGCGGTCCGCCAAGAGCACCACTGCGATCGGCAAGAGGTTCAGCGGATTTACGGACGAGGAGCGAGGCGCGATGAAGGCCCGCGTCCAAGAGATGAAGGCGGCCGGGAACGAGGCGGACGGGGAAAGCGCCGTGCTCGCGAAGATCGCCGAGTTGCCGGCGCCGGATCGCGCCCTGGGAAGGCGGCTCCATGCGATCATCAAAGCCGGCGCACCAGCTCTCTCGCCGAGACTCTGGTACGGGATGCCAGCGTATGCCAAGGACGGCAAGGTCGTCTGCCACTTCCAAAGCGCGCAGAAGTTCAAGACGCGGTACGCGACGTTGGGATTTAGCGACGCGGCGAACCTCGACGAAGGCACCGTGTGGCCGGTCGCCTTCGCGCTGAAGCAGTTGACCGCCGCCGACGAGGCAAGGATCGGCGCGCTCGTGAAGAAAGCGGTGAGCTGA
- a CDS encoding alpha/beta hydrolase: MKTDWTTETTGTGLYAEVNGINLYYETYGAGRPVILLHGGLGSGEMFGPILPVLAERHQVVTVDLQGHGRTADIDRPINVRLMAGDIAALIDHLGLDKPDVVGYSLGGGVALQTAVQYPAKVRRLVVASANIRPNAIYPEMRAQQSQVNAAAADFMKDTPMYQLYQRVAPHPEDFPRLLTKIGEAMSKDFDFTEDVRRLQVPTLIVAADADMAPPSHYVEVFKLLGGGLKDGGWMGEGRPKGGHALAILPGLTHYNIFSSPLFAAATLTFLE; encoded by the coding sequence GTGAAGACCGATTGGACCACCGAGACGACGGGCACCGGCCTGTACGCCGAGGTCAACGGCATCAACCTCTATTACGAAACCTATGGAGCTGGGCGCCCGGTGATCCTGCTGCACGGTGGGCTTGGATCGGGCGAGATGTTCGGGCCGATTCTTCCAGTGCTCGCGGAGCGTCACCAGGTCGTCACCGTCGATCTGCAAGGACATGGTCGCACGGCTGACATCGATCGACCGATCAACGTCCGGCTCATGGCCGGTGACATCGCGGCACTGATCGACCACCTCGGGCTGGACAAACCCGACGTCGTGGGTTACTCGCTCGGTGGTGGTGTAGCGCTGCAGACAGCCGTGCAGTACCCGGCGAAGGTCCGTCGGCTCGTCGTTGCCTCAGCGAACATCCGGCCCAATGCCATCTATCCGGAGATGCGGGCGCAACAGAGCCAGGTAAACGCCGCCGCAGCTGACTTCATGAAAGACACGCCCATGTACCAGCTGTACCAGCGGGTCGCGCCACACCCTGAGGACTTCCCACGGTTACTGACCAAGATCGGCGAAGCGATGTCGAAGGACTTCGACTTCACCGAGGACGTCCGCAGGCTCCAGGTGCCGACGCTCATCGTCGCTGCCGACGCCGACATGGCGCCGCCCAGCCACTACGTCGAGGTGTTCAAACTGCTTGGTGGCGGCCTCAAAGACGGCGGCTGGATGGGCGAGGGCCGGCCGAAGGGCGGCCACGCGCTCGCGATCCTGCCGGGCCTGACCCACTACAACATCTTCAGCTCGCCCCTATTCGCCGCGGCTACTCTCACGTTTCTGGAATAG